One window from the genome of Pararhizobium gei encodes:
- a CDS encoding RNA-binding protein — MVNKAIFKTYLGKLLSGTDTKNHEAAPAYTLTPREALAQYAVTGMFNGTFYADGAGQLEAVKVLALQVEPEFLAKVAVYAAEKGHMKDMPVTLLAMLSGLQSHAFAGAFPRVVKSGKMLRGFVQVMRSGATGRKSLGTRPKKLVQAWLERASTEQILRAMVGNDPSLADVIRMVHPKPASEERRALYAWAIGKPHDYAALPDLIKALEAFRRDQTATMPDVPFQMLTSLPLTREHWVEIAEKGGWQMVRQNLNTFARNGVFEVEGFAEALAARLADPDEVRKAKVFPYQLMMAWKMVDGQVPDVVRDALQDAMDVAIANVPSLAGNVVLCPDVSGSMGSPVTGYRKGATSAVRCIDVAGLMTAAFLQRNPKARVLPFENDVVNVKLNRRDSVMTNAAKLAAVGGGGTNCSAPLRKLANEKAKVDLVVFISDNQSWMDAGKSGQPTAVMMEWARIKRVNPAAKLVCLDIQPHATTQAPTRDDVLNIGGFSDAVYGVITAFAANSNRADGWVKTIESIEL; from the coding sequence ATGGTCAACAAGGCGATCTTCAAAACCTACCTCGGAAAACTGCTTTCGGGCACGGACACGAAAAACCACGAAGCTGCGCCGGCTTACACGCTGACGCCGCGTGAAGCGTTGGCGCAGTATGCCGTGACCGGCATGTTCAACGGAACCTTCTATGCGGATGGTGCCGGTCAACTGGAGGCGGTCAAGGTGCTTGCGCTTCAGGTCGAACCGGAGTTCCTGGCCAAGGTGGCGGTCTATGCTGCAGAGAAGGGCCACATGAAGGACATGCCGGTCACCCTGCTGGCCATGCTGTCCGGTCTTCAGAGCCACGCCTTTGCCGGCGCGTTTCCCCGCGTGGTCAAGAGCGGCAAGATGCTGCGCGGCTTCGTCCAAGTGATGCGGTCGGGTGCCACAGGACGCAAGTCGCTCGGCACGCGACCGAAGAAGCTGGTGCAGGCGTGGCTCGAGCGGGCAAGCACGGAACAGATCCTGCGCGCGATGGTCGGCAACGACCCGTCGCTTGCCGATGTGATCCGCATGGTGCACCCGAAGCCGGCGTCGGAAGAACGCAGGGCGCTCTATGCCTGGGCGATCGGCAAGCCGCACGACTACGCGGCCCTGCCGGACCTCATCAAGGCGCTGGAAGCCTTTCGGCGCGACCAGACGGCTACTATGCCGGACGTGCCGTTCCAGATGCTGACCTCGCTGCCGCTGACGCGGGAGCATTGGGTCGAAATCGCCGAAAAGGGCGGCTGGCAGATGGTGCGGCAGAACCTCAACACCTTTGCACGCAATGGCGTGTTCGAGGTTGAAGGGTTCGCCGAGGCGCTGGCTGCGCGACTGGCCGATCCGGACGAGGTCCGCAAGGCCAAGGTCTTTCCCTATCAACTGATGATGGCGTGGAAGATGGTCGATGGCCAGGTTCCGGATGTCGTGCGCGATGCACTGCAGGACGCCATGGATGTCGCGATCGCCAATGTGCCGTCGCTTGCCGGCAATGTGGTGCTCTGCCCGGACGTTTCCGGCTCCATGGGTTCGCCGGTAACTGGTTACCGCAAGGGGGCGACATCCGCGGTCCGCTGCATCGATGTCGCTGGTCTGATGACCGCGGCGTTCCTGCAGCGCAACCCGAAGGCGCGGGTGCTGCCGTTCGAGAACGACGTGGTGAACGTCAAGCTCAACCGGCGGGATTCGGTGATGACCAATGCTGCCAAGCTGGCGGCAGTCGGCGGCGGCGGAACGAACTGCTCCGCTCCGCTGAGGAAACTCGCAAACGAGAAGGCGAAGGTCGATCTCGTCGTGTTCATCTCGGACAACCAGTCCTGGATGGATGCGGGCAAGAGTGGTCAGCCGACGGCTGTGATGATGGAATGGGCAAGGATCAAGCGGGTCAATCCGGCTGCAAAGCTGGTCTGCCTTGATATCCAGCCCCATGCCACCACACAGGCGCCGACGCGGGACGACGTGCTTAACATCGGCGGTTTCTCGGATGCCGTCTATGGG
- the rtcR gene encoding RNA repair transcriptional activator RtcR, whose product MKRRVAISILGTTLDMGKWDNRWSRWRPNVGLCQQAGLFIDRLELIHDNHASALANRIIADIATVSPATQVRSNVINFRDPWDFSEVYTNLRDFARIYPFDPDTEDYLVNITTGTHVAQICWFLLTEARIIPGQLLQLSPPRDREPDQDFAGTHRIIDLDLSRYDEIAKRFASERADAASFLKSGISTRNAEFNRMIDEIERVVIRSKAPVLLTGPTGAGKSQLARKIYELKKSQRKVSGPFIEVNCATLRGDQAMSTLFGHVKGAFTGAAGERSGLLKSADKGVLFLDEIGELGLDEQAMCLRAIEEKRFLPVGADREVSADFQLLAGTNRDLGEDVRKGKFREDLYARLNLWTFQLPGLRERKEDIEPNLDFELKRFLEREGENVTFNKEARQRYLAFATGPQAVWSANFRDLSASVTRMATLAPSGRITTDVVDDEVRRLNSFWHASSGSHPSDVLVEEILGVEATTRLDRFDVAQLHDVIRTCREHTTASAAGRALFAVSRLDKKSSNDADRLTKYLARFDLKFDDVRKRTSP is encoded by the coding sequence ATGAAGCGGCGTGTTGCCATCAGCATATTGGGAACCACCCTCGACATGGGAAAATGGGACAATCGCTGGAGCCGCTGGCGGCCGAATGTCGGGCTGTGCCAGCAGGCCGGCTTGTTCATCGACCGATTGGAACTCATCCATGACAATCATGCGAGCGCACTCGCCAACCGGATCATTGCAGACATAGCGACCGTGTCGCCGGCAACGCAGGTGCGCAGCAATGTCATCAATTTCCGCGACCCGTGGGATTTTTCCGAGGTTTATACGAACCTTCGCGATTTTGCCCGCATCTACCCGTTCGACCCCGATACGGAGGATTATCTTGTCAACATCACCACCGGCACGCATGTGGCGCAGATCTGCTGGTTCCTGTTAACGGAAGCCCGCATCATTCCCGGCCAGTTGCTGCAGCTTTCGCCGCCGCGCGACCGGGAGCCGGACCAGGATTTTGCCGGCACGCACCGGATCATCGACCTTGATCTCTCTCGCTACGACGAGATTGCAAAACGCTTTGCCTCCGAGCGTGCGGACGCCGCTTCATTCCTGAAATCCGGCATTTCGACCCGCAATGCCGAATTCAACCGAATGATCGACGAGATCGAACGGGTGGTCATTCGCTCGAAAGCGCCCGTGCTCCTGACCGGTCCAACGGGTGCCGGCAAGTCGCAGCTCGCGCGCAAAATCTATGAACTCAAGAAAAGCCAGCGCAAGGTCAGCGGCCCCTTCATCGAGGTCAACTGCGCGACGCTGCGCGGCGACCAGGCCATGTCCACTTTGTTCGGCCACGTGAAGGGCGCGTTCACAGGCGCAGCAGGCGAGCGTTCCGGACTGCTCAAATCCGCCGACAAGGGCGTGCTGTTCCTTGACGAGATCGGCGAACTCGGCCTCGACGAACAGGCCATGTGCCTGCGCGCGATCGAGGAGAAACGCTTCCTTCCCGTCGGCGCCGACCGGGAAGTATCCGCCGACTTCCAGCTGTTGGCCGGCACCAATCGCGATCTCGGCGAAGATGTGCGCAAGGGCAAATTCCGCGAAGATCTTTATGCCCGCCTGAATCTCTGGACCTTCCAACTGCCGGGCCTGCGCGAGCGCAAGGAGGATATCGAGCCCAATCTCGACTTCGAGCTGAAACGCTTTCTGGAGCGGGAAGGTGAGAATGTTACCTTCAACAAGGAAGCGCGCCAACGCTACCTTGCATTCGCAACCGGACCACAAGCTGTCTGGAGCGCCAATTTCCGGGATCTCTCGGCTTCTGTGACCCGCATGGCCACGCTCGCCCCTTCTGGACGGATCACGACGGACGTTGTCGATGACGAAGTTCGGCGGCTCAATAGCTTTTGGCACGCCTCGTCTGGCAGTCACCCATCGGACGTTCTGGTTGAGGAAATATTGGGCGTTGAAGCCACCACGCGACTGGACCGCTTCGATGTCGCGCAACTGCACGACGTCATCCGAACCTGCCGGGAGCACACAACCGCAAGCGCTGCCGGCCGGGCCCTCTTTGCTGTCTCGCGACTGGACAAGAAAAGCAGCAATGATGCCGACCGTCTGACGAAATACCTCGCGCGTTTCGATCTGAAGTTCGATGATGTCAGGAAGCGAACCAGCCCTTGA
- the rsgA gene encoding ribosome small subunit-dependent GTPase A: MPENRPEPVSTPSRDLFDLGWRPFFSQQIDADEFGLFKICRVTAVHRSVLHVLGVDNEGTVPHFAADRGVDGGFATAGDWLLLDPQTLQPKRLLRRFSLIKRRAPGKRGGLQMIAANVDTLFIVTSCNQDFNIARLERYLTLAREANVTPVIVVTKSDLADEPDAFRRAADALLSGLDVVALNARLPEEVAQLAPWCGRGQTVAFVGSSGVGKSTLINTMTGAGRISTQAVREDDAKGRHTTSARQLHRLDSGGWLLDTPGMRELQLQDVQQGIEDVFADISELALSCRFRNCLHGTEPGCAVRAAVDRGELDATRFERWKKLAAEDALNTQSRGDRRAKSRNGARVVKTGKPELPE; this comes from the coding sequence TTGCCAGAAAACCGACCCGAGCCTGTCTCCACGCCATCGCGGGATCTTTTCGATCTCGGTTGGCGGCCGTTTTTTTCACAGCAGATCGATGCGGATGAATTCGGGCTTTTCAAGATCTGCCGGGTGACGGCTGTGCATCGATCGGTGTTACATGTTCTTGGTGTCGATAATGAAGGAACGGTTCCTCATTTTGCTGCCGACCGCGGCGTTGACGGTGGATTCGCGACTGCGGGAGACTGGCTTCTGCTCGATCCGCAAACCCTGCAACCGAAGCGGCTTCTCCGCAGGTTCAGCCTGATAAAGCGTCGCGCTCCTGGAAAAAGGGGCGGGTTGCAGATGATCGCGGCCAATGTCGATACCCTGTTCATCGTGACGTCCTGCAATCAGGATTTCAATATCGCCCGCCTCGAACGCTATCTGACGCTGGCGCGTGAAGCGAATGTCACGCCCGTGATCGTCGTCACCAAGTCGGATCTGGCGGACGAGCCGGATGCCTTCCGCCGGGCGGCTGACGCCCTTTTGTCGGGGCTCGATGTGGTCGCCCTCAATGCGCGTTTGCCTGAGGAGGTCGCGCAACTCGCGCCCTGGTGCGGCCGGGGTCAGACAGTGGCCTTCGTCGGCTCCTCGGGGGTCGGAAAGTCCACTCTCATCAACACCATGACGGGAGCTGGACGAATTTCGACCCAGGCTGTTCGAGAGGATGATGCCAAGGGCAGGCACACCACCTCGGCCCGTCAACTGCACCGGCTCGACAGCGGCGGCTGGCTGCTGGACACGCCCGGTATGCGTGAGTTGCAGTTGCAGGACGTCCAGCAGGGAATTGAGGATGTGTTTGCCGATATCTCGGAGTTGGCGCTGTCCTGTCGCTTCCGTAACTGTCTGCACGGGACAGAGCCAGGCTGCGCGGTGCGGGCTGCCGTCGATCGTGGCGAGCTTGACGCGACCCGCTTCGAGCGGTGGAAAAAACTTGCCGCGGAAGACGCTCTGAACACGCAGTCCCGGGGTGATCGCCGAGCCAAGAGCCGGAACGGCGCCAGGGTTGTCAAAACCGGGAAACCTGAACTGCCCGAGTAA
- a CDS encoding RHS repeat-associated core domain-containing protein gives MKLRGIGFGLVAGLLVSVATGASADDPQLDETVPAIESPLEVPAEVGEPVPTQPELEPAQPEKTELKRAQPVEEPTAVTDAAGGVVVENSSVEEQHGGAWGAHPTLGDVTNNGAFSYTYPIDVPAFRGLEPKLELTYNSSRKTKTGGSYQGWLGFGWGLSGIPVIERVGADLGIPQYPVLPAPDTDVYTLNGEPLARCKGYGASCVAQDTGGGTNNTPNTWVSEVENYLKIKYIPASNLWEVTARDGTKTTFTSVGTIASAAANDDTSEHETRFEYRWLATETADTYGNKIKYFYSCPELPVCYPTAIDYHNRAIGTPVRTIRFHYDARPDYIVAANGHSLSYTKMRIKAVVVQTSGTNTSGYKLSYDQAPFSNASRLTSIQQFGSDLVLDANYAIASGSALPPTTFAYNDPTSSGFAPSQEIVGLNGIPIQKVTERYEVDNQTKTKNFLRNSYAAVDVNSDGITEILKAKWSGYGAENCTYFLYHSPLRNTDFDKKDILLPCPSFLYDSPISSTANVAQVLSVGHFGTDKTKTQLMTFYQPDEDVWSHEKLKVQWQSTFSKNGAEFTEIRKNCLAANGSADAVTDPILKALCDDKYPNLFPIDWHGDGRDEVIRGDSHVGNLFGDGRQQRIFVDDDQTNFQYLVNGTFETDKLGDFICKESCAIADVNGDGLSDVVNFADLSKIFFYLFTGDKLVKWSSQTDDWGESPVVTDVDGDGKAEVLFATPTGDSPFANMSWRIYKAISSPQEQTGIDGSNLGIGSSFVTSGDFNGDGQSDLLIAPPTPSTSYNPQKTDYENAAALNQMFDNFEANKYRIRYGSATGGIAHLINTVTTPQGGQVKAAYAPSTAYKNTYLPYSIATVSSLSVLDGRGQTATTRYDYANGKYDIEKRRFLGFGNVAKTLPKITGEADAPIVKTAYVQNIAAIGLPSTKIFLDPDGEVQRVVAETYEIDDTHIPYKAQNTVTTTELRVGTVERSTRQTRIFDDFGNITQETDEGRRDVSGDETITKRAFYYNKGAYIVSLPAWLRLSEPGSTQNLRAQNFLYDDQQGEVAPIKGELTGRRDYTSSGVYQESTFHYDDYGNLDWSSNGVGNKTSYVYDGTQRLFVTKTTFPNGLVETGTPNAACSAPATKTDVNGVVTSYSYDVFCRPTEVLNGISGAYTKTAYEQFGNPASQFIKTSTSRQSSTADAEQYQSFDGLGRVWRVIDAAQPNSIVETRYDLRGNVEKVTHPYFAGEPQYWTVTSFDWANRPIAITNPDGSSKFLHYGLQDTLSITDSVPFQYTRVGDEEGGAIYTYTSAAGDVIAKAQRSRPAADGSTTSRWLFGATFDGAHRMLGVKDAAGSVWTYTYDLMGNRTSAKDPDLGQWSYSYDKANRLVRQTDARDKVTTITYDSNGRPLTTMVYNSVADANANSGGGLLSQNVYDEDVSGYYNKGQLTKSSNSMQKQEFRYNADGLQQMKRVTINDSVLDAPLVHTETTGLDKGGLPLWKEYGPDPLGLDVGSSSSRWAYDRKNQLISIPGYINSVTYEADGQTASIAYSNGFETFFTYDPQRRWLTKIATQKDPGNGDPISVLLRSAYVRDQTGRILSINGLGTLNDWVYTYDGFGRIAGAVNAGDPAYSETFTYAANDNLLSRSRLTGSFVYPAASAAHPHAPVSLGTTAFTYDDNGNLLTDGTRTFTYDLANRVASVAAVGSNTVTLRYGPDGARVKRGSAGGSTYYIDANVEYDGTRFTRYPHMDIKVTGTSRTFLHRDHLSSISAVTSMTSGLGATETNRYATFGEPHNKDMDTQKGYIGERYDAETGLSYLNARYMDPRFGRFISPDTWDPTMEGVGTNRYAYAGNDPVNKSDPNGHAWLNEGWDNVFGKGSFDRTFGSGSSERVDQGWNRGVENSQYYVENSVEGLSRIPGDLRKITDDFAEEPLETTDELLNSMPPNPTTTTGRAIVGVIATIVPKVGNLPKLMSIWSRTKNKTPVENALSHWNKHRSEFPELSNAKEYVQKAQDMFKNPPSSALSKVRPNGERLMYDPITNTFGALDKAAPQKPYLSLLVALDTGTGSNCKEQEIDKVKSLSMLWHVHN, from the coding sequence ATGAAGTTGCGCGGCATTGGTTTCGGACTTGTTGCAGGTCTTTTGGTGTCGGTTGCGACCGGTGCCTCTGCGGACGATCCTCAACTGGACGAAACAGTTCCCGCGATAGAAAGCCCGTTAGAGGTCCCGGCAGAGGTCGGGGAGCCTGTGCCGACGCAGCCGGAGTTGGAGCCGGCACAGCCTGAAAAGACTGAACTGAAGCGGGCACAACCCGTCGAGGAGCCGACGGCGGTCACCGATGCCGCAGGCGGCGTGGTTGTCGAAAACAGCTCCGTCGAGGAGCAACATGGCGGAGCCTGGGGAGCACATCCGACGCTCGGCGACGTCACGAACAACGGCGCCTTTTCCTACACCTATCCTATCGACGTTCCCGCATTCCGCGGTCTCGAACCCAAGCTTGAACTTACCTATAATTCGAGCCGGAAGACCAAAACGGGTGGAAGCTACCAGGGCTGGCTCGGCTTTGGCTGGGGCCTTTCCGGCATTCCCGTCATCGAACGTGTCGGGGCCGACCTTGGCATCCCGCAATATCCGGTTCTCCCGGCGCCGGATACAGATGTTTACACGCTGAACGGTGAGCCGCTGGCTCGCTGCAAGGGCTACGGAGCCTCATGCGTCGCTCAGGATACCGGCGGTGGAACCAACAACACGCCGAACACGTGGGTGTCCGAAGTCGAGAATTATCTGAAAATCAAATATATTCCTGCCAGCAATCTTTGGGAAGTGACCGCCCGCGACGGAACCAAAACCACGTTCACGTCGGTTGGCACAATCGCGAGTGCGGCTGCCAACGACGATACGAGCGAGCATGAAACCCGCTTCGAGTATCGATGGCTGGCTACGGAAACGGCCGACACATACGGCAACAAGATCAAATATTTTTACAGCTGCCCCGAATTACCGGTCTGCTATCCCACCGCCATTGATTATCACAATCGAGCAATCGGGACGCCCGTCAGGACGATCCGGTTCCATTACGACGCCCGGCCGGACTATATCGTGGCAGCCAACGGACACTCGCTGTCCTACACGAAAATGCGCATAAAGGCGGTTGTGGTTCAGACATCAGGCACAAACACGTCGGGTTACAAGCTGTCCTATGATCAGGCGCCTTTCAGCAATGCGTCGCGCCTGACATCGATCCAGCAGTTTGGAAGCGACCTTGTCCTGGATGCTAATTATGCCATCGCCTCCGGCAGTGCGCTGCCGCCGACGACGTTCGCCTATAATGACCCGACCTCAAGCGGTTTTGCGCCAAGCCAGGAAATTGTTGGACTCAACGGCATTCCGATTCAAAAAGTAACGGAGCGTTACGAGGTCGACAACCAGACGAAGACCAAAAACTTTCTGCGAAACTCCTACGCTGCCGTCGATGTGAATTCCGATGGCATAACGGAGATATTGAAGGCCAAATGGAGCGGCTACGGGGCGGAGAACTGCACCTATTTTTTATATCACAGCCCGCTTCGAAATACTGACTTTGACAAGAAGGACATTCTCCTTCCTTGCCCTTCATTTCTCTACGATAGCCCAATCTCATCAACGGCAAACGTCGCCCAGGTTCTTTCCGTTGGCCATTTCGGCACGGACAAGACCAAAACGCAGCTGATGACATTTTACCAGCCAGATGAAGACGTATGGTCGCACGAGAAGCTGAAGGTGCAGTGGCAATCGACCTTTTCCAAGAACGGAGCCGAATTCACGGAGATTCGCAAAAATTGCCTCGCGGCAAATGGCAGTGCGGATGCTGTAACCGATCCCATCTTAAAGGCGCTTTGCGACGATAAATATCCAAACCTGTTTCCCATCGATTGGCACGGGGACGGGCGTGACGAAGTGATACGCGGCGATAGCCACGTCGGGAACCTGTTCGGTGACGGGCGCCAGCAACGCATCTTCGTTGACGATGATCAGACCAATTTCCAGTATCTCGTCAATGGCACCTTCGAAACCGACAAGCTTGGCGATTTCATCTGCAAGGAAAGCTGCGCCATTGCCGATGTGAACGGGGACGGACTGAGCGACGTTGTCAACTTTGCCGATCTATCAAAAATATTTTTTTATCTGTTCACTGGCGACAAGCTGGTCAAGTGGTCTTCGCAGACCGACGACTGGGGCGAATCACCTGTGGTAACCGATGTCGATGGAGACGGAAAAGCCGAAGTTTTGTTCGCCACACCCACAGGCGACAGCCCCTTCGCCAATATGAGCTGGCGGATTTACAAGGCGATATCCAGTCCACAGGAACAAACGGGCATTGATGGGTCCAATCTCGGTATCGGGAGCAGCTTCGTCACATCAGGCGACTTCAACGGCGACGGCCAATCCGACCTGCTCATCGCGCCGCCCACTCCAAGCACTTCTTATAATCCTCAAAAAACCGATTATGAGAACGCTGCCGCTCTCAATCAGATGTTCGACAACTTTGAGGCCAATAAATACCGCATCCGATACGGGTCTGCGACCGGCGGCATCGCCCACCTCATCAACACGGTAACGACGCCGCAGGGCGGGCAGGTCAAGGCGGCCTATGCGCCGTCGACGGCCTACAAGAACACCTATCTGCCCTATAGCATTGCGACCGTCAGCTCCCTGTCGGTGCTGGACGGCCGGGGCCAGACGGCAACGACGCGCTATGATTACGCCAACGGCAAGTATGATATCGAAAAGCGCCGCTTCCTGGGCTTCGGCAATGTTGCGAAAACCCTGCCGAAGATCACCGGCGAGGCCGATGCGCCGATCGTCAAGACAGCCTATGTCCAGAACATCGCGGCCATCGGCCTGCCATCGACAAAAATATTCCTCGACCCGGACGGCGAGGTCCAGCGGGTGGTTGCGGAAACCTATGAGATCGACGACACGCATATCCCCTATAAGGCTCAAAACACCGTCACGACAACGGAACTGCGGGTTGGCACGGTAGAGCGCTCGACGCGCCAAACCCGGATCTTCGACGATTTCGGCAATATTACCCAGGAAACGGACGAAGGCCGCCGCGACGTGTCCGGCGACGAGACCATTACCAAACGGGCTTTCTACTACAACAAGGGCGCCTATATTGTCTCGCTGCCGGCCTGGCTCAGGCTGTCGGAACCCGGCAGCACCCAGAATCTGAGAGCCCAGAACTTTCTCTACGACGACCAGCAGGGGGAAGTCGCACCCATCAAAGGCGAGTTGACCGGCAGGCGCGATTATACCAGCTCCGGCGTGTATCAGGAATCCACATTCCACTATGACGACTACGGCAACCTGGACTGGTCGTCCAATGGCGTGGGAAACAAGACGTCCTATGTCTATGACGGGACGCAGCGTCTGTTCGTCACGAAAACGACTTTTCCCAATGGACTGGTGGAAACTGGTACCCCGAACGCGGCCTGCAGCGCGCCGGCGACGAAGACGGATGTCAACGGCGTCGTCACCAGCTACAGCTACGATGTCTTCTGCCGGCCGACCGAGGTTTTGAACGGCATATCGGGCGCCTATACGAAAACCGCCTATGAACAGTTCGGCAATCCCGCGTCGCAGTTCATCAAGACCTCGACAAGCCGGCAGAGTTCCACCGCCGATGCCGAGCAGTATCAGTCTTTCGACGGCCTGGGACGGGTCTGGCGCGTTATCGATGCGGCCCAGCCGAATTCGATTGTCGAAACCCGGTACGATCTCCGCGGAAATGTGGAAAAGGTCACCCATCCCTATTTCGCAGGCGAACCGCAATACTGGACGGTGACCAGTTTCGACTGGGCCAACCGTCCGATTGCCATCACCAATCCGGATGGCAGCAGCAAATTCCTGCATTACGGCCTGCAGGATACCCTGTCCATAACCGATAGTGTCCCGTTCCAATATACCCGCGTCGGCGATGAGGAAGGCGGGGCGATCTATACCTATACCTCCGCTGCCGGCGACGTGATCGCCAAGGCGCAGAGAAGCAGGCCCGCCGCAGACGGGAGCACGACCTCCCGCTGGCTCTTTGGCGCGACCTTCGATGGCGCGCACCGCATGCTTGGCGTCAAGGATGCGGCCGGTTCCGTCTGGACCTACACCTATGACTTGATGGGCAACCGCACATCGGCCAAAGATCCCGATCTGGGCCAGTGGTCCTACAGCTACGACAAGGCCAACCGCCTGGTCCGGCAGACGGACGCGCGCGACAAGGTGACGACCATCACCTATGACAGCAACGGCCGGCCCCTGACCACCATGGTCTATAACAGCGTTGCGGATGCCAATGCGAACAGCGGCGGCGGTCTGCTGTCGCAGAATGTCTATGACGAGGACGTCAGCGGCTATTACAACAAGGGTCAGCTGACGAAATCGTCCAATTCCATGCAGAAGCAGGAATTCCGCTACAATGCCGACGGCCTGCAGCAGATGAAGCGGGTGACGATCAACGACAGCGTCCTGGACGCCCCCCTGGTTCACACCGAGACGACCGGTCTCGACAAGGGCGGCCTGCCCCTGTGGAAGGAATACGGGCCGGATCCCTTGGGGCTCGATGTCGGTTCCTCGTCCAGCCGCTGGGCGTACGACCGCAAGAACCAGCTGATCTCGATCCCCGGCTACATCAATTCCGTGACCTACGAGGCCGATGGGCAGACCGCGTCGATCGCCTATAGCAATGGTTTCGAGACGTTCTTCACCTATGATCCGCAGCGCCGCTGGCTGACCAAGATCGCCACGCAGAAGGATCCCGGAAACGGCGATCCGATATCGGTGCTGCTGCGCTCGGCCTATGTCCGCGACCAGACCGGCCGCATCCTGTCGATCAACGGCCTTGGGACGCTGAACGACTGGGTCTATACCTATGACGGCTTCGGCCGGATCGCCGGCGCGGTGAATGCCGGCGATCCCGCCTATTCCGAAACCTTCACCTATGCCGCCAATGACAATCTCCTGTCACGCTCGCGGCTGACGGGGAGTTTCGTCTATCCCGCGGCCAGTGCCGCCCACCCGCATGCGCCCGTCTCGCTCGGCACCACCGCCTTTACCTATGACGACAACGGCAACCTGCTGACTGACGGGACGCGAACCTTCACCTACGATCTCGCCAACCGCGTCGCCTCCGTGGCGGCCGTCGGCAGCAACACGGTGACGCTGCGCTACGGTCCTGATGGTGCAAGGGTCAAGCGGGGATCGGCGGGCGGCAGCACCTATTATATCGACGCCAATGTCGAATATGACGGCACCCGCTTCACGCGCTATCCGCATATGGACATCAAGGTCACCGGCACGTCGCGCACTTTCCTCCACCGCGACCACCTCTCCTCCATCAGCGCCGTCACCAGCATGACCAGCGGCCTCGGCGCCACCGAGACCAACCGCTACGCCACCTTTGGCGAGCCCCACAACAAGGATATGGATACCCAGAAGGGCTATATCGGCGAACGCTACGACGCCGAAACCGGCCTGTCCTATCTCAACGCCCGCTACATGGACCCGAGGTTCGGACGGTTCATCTCGCCGGACACATGGGACCCGACGATGGAGGGTGTCGGCACCAACCGCTATGCTTATGCCGGGAACGATCCGGTGAACAAAAGCGATCCGAACGGGCATGCGTGGCTGAACGAGGGCTGGGACAACGTCTTTGGAAAAGGCAGTTTCGACCGGACGTTTGGCTCCGGCTCGTCGGAACGGGTTGATCAAGGCTGGAATCGAGGTGTTGAGAATAGCCAGTATTATGTTGAGAATAGTGTCGAAGGGCTTTCACGCATACCGGGAGACCTACGCAAAATCACGGATGATTTTGCAGAAGAACCACTTGAAACAACAGATGAATTATTAAATTCAATGCCGCCAAATCCAACGACCACAACGGGACGTGCGATAGTAGGTGTAATCGCCACAATAGTACCAAAAGTCGGTAACCTTCCAAAATTGATGTCCATTTGGTCGAGAACTAAAAATAAGACGCCAGTGGAAAACGCTCTATCGCACTGGAACAAGCACCGGTCCGAATTTCCCGAACTTTCCAATGCGAAGGAGTATGTTCAAAAAGCGCAGGATATGTTCAAGAACCCTCCAAGCAGCGCTCTCTCCAAAGTTAGACCTAATGGTGAAAGGCTTATGTACGATCCAATAACAAACACCTTCGGGGCATTGGACAAGGCCGCTCCCCAAAAACCTTATTTAAGCCTACTGGTGGCCTTGGATACTGGAACAGGCAGTAATTGTAAGGAGCAAGAAATTGATAAAGTTAAATCCCTGTCCATGTTGTGGCATGTTCACAATTGA
- a CDS encoding CPCC family cysteine-rich protein — translation MFTIDHLGDYEICDVCNWEDDPVQSADVSYAGGANEISLIEARKIWKESLKSL, via the coding sequence ATGTTCACAATTGATCATTTGGGCGATTATGAAATCTGCGATGTCTGTAACTGGGAGGATGATCCTGTTCAGTCTGCGGATGTTTCTTATGCCGGCGGCGCCAATGAAATTAGCCTGATTGAGGCGAGAAAAATATGGAAAGAGAGCCTGAAATCCTTATGA